GCCAGATACTCCAGAATGGAATCGAGCGTGGTTGCCGTGTTGCCTTGGGCGGTCCGCCAGTCGTCGGAGATCATGGAGACCTCGATCCCGTCATTGATCAGGTGACAGGCGAGCGATGCGGTATAGGAAACCAGTTGCTCAAATTTTTCCGCATCGCCGGGTTGCCCGTAGCGGTCGAAGGCCAGAAGGAGTCGCCTGCTTTCCTCGGCGGCGTACTCGCGGGTTTTGAGCACCGACGTTTTCGCGGATGCCTTCCAGTGAACGTGGCGGGCGCTATCCGAGGGCACGTAGTCGCGGATCATGTAGAGATCGTGACCGAGTCCCCTCTCGAATCTCTGGTTTTCACCTTGCAAATCGAGGGCCGAAATGTCCATCCGATCCGGCGGAATGATTTCGGGATAGCAAATGCATTCGGTGTCAGCGGCGTAAGTCCGATCCTTTAGAAAGAAACCGAACGGATACCGGGATGACGCTTTCAATTCGCGGCTCAGAAAGCGCCCCCGCTTCATCAGCCGCGCCTGGCCCGTCAGAGATGTCTTTCCCGCACCCCTCACGGCGGGCAGATAAAGGGTGGAGAATCGAATGGCGGTGTTTTCCACCGGATCGAGTTGGATGGAAAAGCTCGGGAAGAAACGTTTGTGATTTCTTACCTGGACGGAAATCGGAAATGGTTCGCCGGCGAAGCAGTGCGAGGGCAGCCGGACATCGAGACGCAGAAATCGGAAATTCAATGCCGACATAAAACCGGAGAGCAGCAGGACGGCCAGCAACGCGGACAACACCATATACAGGAGATTATTGGCTGTGTTGATCGCAGCAAATATGACGACTGTTACGGCAGCGAAGTACATCCAGCCTTCCCGCGTAACGTGATAATGCGAAAAGAAAGGCAGCCATTCCCAATCCACACTGGATGCCAGCCGGGGAACGAATTTGATCCCGACCCAGATTGCGATGCCGAGCGCAATGAACGCGGATGTCGCAGCGGCGGCAACC
The genomic region above belongs to Terriglobia bacterium and contains:
- a CDS encoding DUF58 domain-containing protein, whose protein sequence is MTPMWKNFLSAIGMLAVALMSALYSSSAGRDGRVAAAATSAFIALGIAIWVGIKFVPRLASSVDWEWLPFFSHYHVTREGWMYFAAVTVVIFAAINTANNLLYMVLSALLAVLLLSGFMSALNFRFLRLDVRLPSHCFAGEPFPISVQVRNHKRFFPSFSIQLDPVENTAIRFSTLYLPAVRGAGKTSLTGQARLMKRGRFLSRELKASSRYPFGFFLKDRTYAADTECICYPEIIPPDRMDISALDLQGENQRFERGLGHDLYMIRDYVPSDSARHVHWKASAKTSVLKTREYAAEESRRLLLAFDRYGQPGDAEKFEQLVSYTASLACHLINDGIEVSMISDDWRTAQGNTATTLDSILEYLALVQMSPAADPPRYEGAYRLSIR